The genomic DNA TACCGGGCGGGCACCCCGGACGAGATCGTGGTGGTGTGCCAGGACAGCCGCAGCCAGATCAAGAACCGCGAGAAGGCGCTTGTGGTCCTCGCCTCGCGCCTCGCCGAGCGGGAGCGGGCGGCGCGGGAGGAGCGCGAGCGCGAGACGCGGGCCTCGCAGGTCGGGACGGGCGAGCGCAGCGAGAAGATCCGCACCTACAACTACCCGCAAAACCGTGTGACCGACCACCGCCTGGAGGGGGATGCCAAGAATTTCGCCCTCGACTCGGTGATGGCGGGCGGCCTCAGCCCGGTCGTGGCGGCCCTGGCCCGCGACGAGCGCGAGCGGCAACTCCTCGCCATGCAGGACGAGGGCGGGGCCGAGGCTGGGGGCGGCAGGCGGGGGACCTATGGGTCGGCGTGACCTCCTGGTGGCCGCGGGCGTCCTGCGAGACCGCTTCGGGCGGGTGCTGCTCGTGGGCAACGACTGGCAGGGCCTGGGGCGGGTGCGCCACACCCTGCCCGGCGGCGTGGTCGAACCCGGCGAGACGTTGCTCGAAGCCCTCTACCGCGAGATCGCCGAGGAGACGGGCCTCAAGCTTACCGGCATCAAGCACATGGCCTACACCGTGCATATCGAGGACGAGCGCCGGGGCGAACGCGCCATCGCCGTCGCCTTCGAGGCGACCTGGGAGGGCCTTCTGAACCCCTCCGACCCCGACGGCTTCATCGTGGAGGCGCGCTTCTGTGCCCCCGATGAGGCCGTCGAGTTGCTGGAATCCCCGCCCATGCGCGAGCCCCTGAGCGACTACCTGCGGACGGGCGAGCCGGGCCGCTTCTACGCCTTCAAGGGTTGGGACGGGCGCGGCGGGCTGCGGGTGCCGCCCTTGAAGACGGAATCCTCACCCCGCTGAAGGTCAGGGTGCACCGCGCGGCTCGGATGGAAGATTCGTCCGAGCCGCGTGCTTTTCCCGGGGATTACAGGTTCTGCACCAGGATCGGCGTCGTCGTGGGCTGGGGGCTCCCTCCGGGCGGCTCGACACTCACGGCGACGGTCGCGCCGGGCGGCAGACCAGTGAGCAGGAAGCCCTGGCCCTCGAACACCCCAAGTGAGACGGGCGTGCCCGCCTGGATGCGCCACATCTGATACACGCGCCCGGCGTCGGCGGGCCGGTTCAGGTGCAGATAGGCGCGGCCATCGGGCAGCCGCACGAGCTGCCCGAGGTCGGTGCCGTTCGCCGTGACCGCCTGCGTGGTGGCGCCGGGAGTACGGGCGTACTGCTGCAAGGGATCGGGGTTGGGCCGCAGCACGAACACCAGGGCGAGCGCGGCGGCCAGGCCCAGGGCGGCCAGGGGGACCCAGGGGGTGCGGCGACGCGCCGGAGCGGGCGGCGCGATGGGGGTCACAGCAGGGAGGGAAGCCTCCCGCTCGGCGGCCAGGCGGGCGAGCAGGCGATCCTCCGCGCCGGGCGGGGGTTCCACCTCGGGCAGGGACTCCACCAGGGCGGTCAGCGTCTCCTGTTCGGCCTGGAGCTGGGCGCGCAGTTCGGGGCTGGCCTCCAGGGCGGCCCTCACCTGGGCCTCCTCCTCGGGGGACAGGATGCCCAGGGCATAGGCGGTCAGTTGCTCCGGGTTGGTGGTCATGCGCGCTCACCTCCTTCCAAGGTGTCCGGTCCCGCCAGGTGGCCGCGCATCCTCTCCAGGGCGGCGCGCAGCCGGGATTTCACGGTGCCGATGGGCAGCCCGGTCATGGCCGCCAGCTCCGAGTGAGAGTAGCCGCGGTAGTAGGCGAGTTCAACCAGCTCGCGCTGCGCCCTGTCCAGCACCTGCACCGCGCGACTTGCCAGGACACGGTCGGTGGGGTCAGTCGCCTGCACGGGCGCGTCCCACTCCTCCAGCTCCAGGGCCACGTCGGGCCGGTCGCGCAGTTCCTGCAGGAAGCGGTGGTGCGCGATGCTCACGAGCCAGGTCTTGACGCTGGCGCGCGAGGGGTCGAAGCGGGCCGCGTGCCGCCAGGCGTTCATAAAGGCGTCCTGCACGCAGGATTCCACGTCGTCGCGCTGGCGCAGCATGCGGTGGCCGAGGGAGTAGAGCAGCCGGGCGTGGCGGCGGTGCAGTTCCCGCAACGCCTCCTCCTGCCCGGCGGCCATACCCCGGATGAGCGCCTCGTCGGTCGGCTCCTGAACGGGTGGGGGGTCGGCTGCCATGGGTTGCGGGCAGCCTAACAGGCCGGGCGGGGGGGCGTGTGACCGGGCGCCGGGAACGCCCTCACACGGGGCGGTCATTCAGGCCCGCGGGGGCTGCTCGGCGGTGGGCACCGCCTGAACGGCGGGGATAGCCGCCACGGGCACGTCCTGAGCGGGGGTGTCAAGGCCACGGCGCAGGTCGTCGGTCACCGTGCTCGTGGACTTGCGAAACTCACGCAGGCCCTGGCCCAGGCTCTTGCCGAGTTCCGGCAGCTTGCGTGGGCCGAACACGATGAGCGCGACGATCAGGATAACGAGCAGTTCCGGGACACCGATGTTGGGCATGGCAGTCCTCCTTGGGGGCAAGGGATGGGGGGCCGGGGCGGGACGCTCAGGACGCCGTACTCTCCTGGGCTCACTCGGCTGTATCCCGTTTGCACGTGATCGGATTACCCCGGAAACGGGGATGAAGGGGGTATGGATGGGGGAAGGGGACAGTACACTGCCCGCCGTGAGTGACGCCGCCCTCAACCTGACCGCCACGCCGGGCCGCCTGGACGCCGTGCTGGCCGAGTTGGTGGGGGCGAGCCGTTCCCAGGTGGCCGGGTGGATCGAGGGTGGACATGTGCAGGTGGGAGGCGTGGTCGTCCAGAAGGCCAGCCTGAAGCTGAAAGGGGGCGAGGCGCTGACGGTGCAGGTTCCCCCACCCCCGGACGCCACCGTCGCGCCGGAAACAGTCCCCCTCGACGTGCTGTACGAGGACGCTTCCCTCATCGCCGTGAACAAGCCGCCCGGGATGGTCACCCACCCGGCCCCCGGGGTGACCTCCGGCACGCTGGTGAATGCGCTGCTGGGCCGCATGAGCCTCCCCGAACAGCCGGGCGCGACAGGTCCCGACGGCCACCGCCCCGGCATCGTCCACCGACTGGACAAGGACACCAGCGGCGTGATCGTGGTCGCCAAGACGGTGGAGGCCCACGCCCGGCTCGCCGCCGCCTTCAAGGACCGCGATACGCGCAAGATTTACCTCGCCATCGCTGCCGGAACGTGGCGGGCGGAGGGGCCGGTGAACGTGAACGCTCCTATCGGTCGCCACCCCACTGCCCGGCAACGGATGACCGTTGGGGGCGTGGGAGCCCGTGAGGCGCAGACCCGCTTCACGCCGTTATCCGCGCATCCTGACGGGCACGGGCGCACGCTGGCCCTCGTCCGCGCGCAACCACGCACCGGCCGGACACACCAGATTCGCGTCCACCTCTCGCACCTGGGCAGCCCGATCCTGGGCGACCCCGTCTATGGCCGCGAGAGCCAGGCTATTGGACGTCATGCGCTGCACGCACAGTTCCTGACTCTCCCCCACCCCGTGACGGGCGAGGCGCTGCACCTGCACGCCCCCGTGCCTGAGGACATGTTGAGCGCCTGGGTGGCGCTGGGGGGGACAGTTCCGGAGGACTTGGAAGTGCTGCCCGCGTAAAAGGACAAGGGAGTCCAAGGTCTACAGCGCGCGGAGGAGACTCTTCGCTCCGCTCAGGGAGACAGTCTCCGACTGTGCTGAGCACGGGTGAAGTTCCTCCACCATCCTTTCGCAACACGCACTGGAGGCCACACCCTCTTCCCCGTCCTGGAGCGCGAGAATGCTCTCCACGACCCCCGCTTCCCCCCTTGCTTTTTCTAGGCGTACCGTGTACACTTTCCCTTCGTGCGCCGTTCGGGACAGCCCCGACGGTTGGAGAGGACCCCATCAGGACGAGCTTTCAGGGTTGAAGGCGTTTGTAGTTCGCAGGGGTACTTTCCCGAAAGGACTACAAATGAACTTTGATCAACTGATCGCGCCCGAACTCGCGGCGCGTCTCGCCGAACGCGGCATCGTCGAAGCCAGCTCTATCCAGGCCGAAAGCCTGCCCCACACCCTTGCCGGGAAGGACCTGATCGGCCGCGCCCGCACGGGGACGGGCAAGACGCTGGCCTTCGCGCTGCCCATCATCCAGAACCTGGAGCCCAGCCGCGAGCGGGGGCGCTTGCCGCGCGCCATCGTTCTGGCGCCCACCCGCGAGCTTGCCAAGCAAGTTGCGGAGGAATTCTCCAAGAGCGGCCAGCATCTCGCCACCGTCACCGTGTACGGCGGCGCGAGCTACGGCCCGCAGGAGAGTGCCCTGCGCCGCGGCGTGGACGTGGTCGTCGGCACCCCCGGCCGCATCATCGATCACCTGGAGCGTGGGAACCTCGACCTGAGCGCCATCGAGTACACCGTTCTCGACGAGGCGGACGAGATGCTGAGCGTGGGTTTTGCCGACGCCATCGAGACCATCCTCCAGAAGACCCCCGAGACGCGGCAGACGATGCTCTTCAGCGCCACGCTGAACGACGACATCCGCCGCATTGCGCGCAAGTACCTGCGCGAGCCCGTCACCGTGGACATGGTGGGCGAGGGCCGCAGCCAGGCCGCCCAGAGCGTCGAACACCTCAAGGTGAAGGTGGGCCGCACCCGCACCCGTGTGCTGGCCGACCTGCTCACCGTGTACAACCCCGAGAAGGCCATCGTCTTCACCCGCACCAAGCGCGAGGCGGACGAGCTGGCGAACGAGTTGATCCACCGCGGCATCGAGTCCGAGGCGCTGCACGGCGACCTGGCGCAGAGCCAGCGGGAGCGGGCGCTGGGGGCCTTCCGTGCCGGACGAGTCGGCGTGCTCGTCGCCACCGACGTGGCGGCGCGCGGGCTGGACATTCCTGAAGTCGACCTGGTGGTGCAGTACCACCTGCCGCAGGACCACGAGAGCTACATCCACCGCTCGGGCCGCACCGGGCGCGCCGGGCGCACCGGCACCGCCATCGTGATGTACGGCGACCGCGAGAACCGCGAGCTGCGGAACCTGGAGTACCGCACGGGCGTGCAGTTCAAGGAACGGACCCTGCCCACCCCCAAGGAAGTGCAGGCCGCGAGCGCCGGGGCGAGCGCCGACCTCGTCCGCAAGGTGGACAGCGGTGTCGCCAGCACCTTCCAGGCCGAGGCCGAGCGGCTGTTCAGCGAGCTGGGCCTGGAGGCCCTGGCCCGGGCGCTGGCCAAGATCAGCGGCGTGACCGAGCCTGTCAAGGCCGCCAGCCTGCTGAGCGGTGAGGAGGGCATGACCACCCTGATCCTGCATGCCGAGCGCCTGAGCGTGGCCCGCGCTGTTGCGGTGATCGCCCGCAACAGCGACGTGGACACCCGCCGCCTGGGCAAGGTGCGCCAGTGGCGCGGCGGCGCCGTGGCCGACGTGCCCAGCGAGTACGTCGAGAAGCTCCTCGCCGCGAGCCCGCTGGAGGGCGAGGTGGGCGTGGAAGTCGCCCAGGAACTCCCCGAACTGTTCGAGGCCCCGAGCCGCGAGGGCCGTCAGGGTGGCAATTACGGCGGTGGACGCGGCTACCGTGACCGCGACGAGGGCGGCAACCGGGGCAACCGGGGTGGTGGCTACCAGGGCAACCGGAGTGGTCAGGGCCGCTGGAGCCGCGACCGCGACGGTGGTGATCGGGGCGAGCGCCGCCGCGAAGACTACGCCGACCGCGAGTTCGTGCCGAGCGGACGTTAAAGCCAGCCTCTGAAGAGTGCCCCTGCCCGAGTGGTGGGGGCATTTTTGTTGGCGTACCAGAGACAGGAGTAGGCTAAGCTTGTGAACTCCCTCACGGGTTCCGGGCTTCCAGAGGCGAGAGACGCGTTTCTCTCCGCACTGGCCGAGAAAACCCGGGGGGACACGCGCCTCCGCGCCGCCTGGCTGGAGGGCAGTATGGGAAGGGGTACGGCTGACCGTTACTCCGATATCGACCTGCATGTGCTGCTGCCTGAAGTCGCGCTGCCCGCCTTTCGAGGGGAGGTGGCAGAGTGGCTGGGCGACCTGAGCCCACTGGTGGTAGTCAATCAACTCTTCGGGGGCCAGATGGTCAACGCGCTGACTGTGGACGGCCTGCGGGTGGACCTGTGGCCGCATCCCGGGGAACATGTGGAGCTTTCCCCCTCCCGGGTCCGCATCCTGCACGCCGCACCCGGCGCCATCACGCTGGGGGGCGACCTCCCCACACCCCCACCCGAGGTGACCGCCGGGCACCTGCTGGGGCTGATCCGCGAATTCTGGCGCTGCATCACCCTGCTGCCCGCCGTGCTGGGCCGCGAGGAACGGCTGGTGGCCGTGCAGGGTCTGGCGGTGGAGCTGGGGCTGGTCACGGACCTGCTCGTCACCGGGTCCGGGGCGGTCCGCGACCGGGGGGTCAAACATTTGAACGCCTTCCTCCCGGTGGACGTCCGGCAGGATCTGGAAGCCACGCTGCTTCCGGCCGACCTGTCCGCTCAGGCGCTGGCCGACGCGCACCTGCGGCTGGCGCGGGTGGTGCAGGAGCAGGGGCGTTCACTGGCCGGACGCTGGGGATTCACGTATCCGACGGAACTGGAACACGCCGCCCTGAGCTACGCCGCACAGGAACTGGAAAGGCTGGGCGTCGCGGTGAATGTTGTACGTCTCTCCTGACCGCTCGCCCTGTTCCCGGGAAAGGGTTTCTCCGAGTCTGTGCCGTTCGCGTTGCGGCCGTCCAGCCTGCGCCTGCGCCCCCTACTTCCAGGTCTGGCGAAACACCCGCCGCCAGTTCTCGGAGGCCAGCTTCCGCAGGGTCGTCTCGTCATACCCGTGCGTCCGCAGCGCGCCGATCAGGTGCGGCAGTCGGCTCGCGTCTCCGATAACGTCCGGCACCACCGCCCCGTCGAAGTCCGACCCGAAGGCCACCCGGTCCACGCCCAGCCGCGTCACGAGGTAGTCCAGGTGCCGCACCACCACGTCGAGGGGCGTGTCGGCCAGGAGGTGGGCGTCGGGCCGCACGTCATTCACCGCGAAGTTGAAGCCCACCAGGCCGTCCGACTCCCGGATAGCGTCGAGCTGCTGGTCGGTGAGGTTGCGGGTCGATGGGCACACCGCGTGCGCGTTGGAATGCGTCGCCACCAGCGGCGCGTCCGAGAGCGCGGCCACGTCCCAGAAGCCGCGCTCGTTGAGGTGCGAGACGTCGAGCATCACGCCCAGCCGGTTGCAGGCCCGCACCAGCGCCCGGCCCTCGGGGGTCAGGCCCGGGCCGGTGTCGGGCGAGCGCGGGTACGCGAAGGGCACCCCGTGGCCGAAGACGTTCGGGCGGCTCCAGACTGGCCCGAGCGAGCGCAGCCCCGCCCGGGCCAGCACCTCCAGGCAGTCGAGCCGCGGGTCGATGGCCTCAGCGCCCTCCAGGTGCAGCACCATGGCGAACACGCCTTCCCGGCACGCGGCCTCCACCTCGTCAGCGGTTCGGGCGATTCGCACCTGTCCCGCGGCGCGCCCCTCCAGGCGAAACAGGGAGGCCATCTGGCCGGTGATCTGCCGCCGCGCCTCGTCGGGGTCAAGGGGACCGGCCAGCCGCACCTCATACCCGTTCCCGGTGATCGTCAGGTCGTCCTGGGGGGGCTGATCGGGGTGGGCCATCAGGGCGAACAGGCCGCCGAAGAGGCCGCCCTCCCGGGCACGCGGCAGGTCCAGGTGACCCCGGGTGGACCGGCGCAGGAAGTCGTTGCCGCCCTCCCGGTACTCGGCGAGGCGCTGCACGGTGTCGTTGTGTCCGTCGAAGATGGGGATGGCACGTGTGGAAGTCATCTGCCGCCCAGCCTGCCGCTACCCTGGGTGAAATGGGACAACCACTTTCACGCAGCTCGGCGCCCGTCGTGACCGAACCCGAACTGGCCCGCGTGCTGCTCGACCCTGGCCGCCGCCGCTCTCTCACGCCCTTTTTCGGGCGCGCCCTGACGGTGGGGGAAGCGGCGGCGGAACTGGGCGTGAAGCCGAACTCGCTGCTGTACCAGGTGAAGCGGCTCGTGCATCTGGGCCTGCTGACGGTGGTGGGGGTGGAGCCTCGGGCTGGCCGGGCAGTCAAGCGGTACCAGGCGGCGGCGGAACGGTTTTTCGTGCCGTTCGCCACGACGGACGCGGAAACGCTGGAAGCGCTGCTGTTGCGAACGGGCGAGCCCCACGCGCGCCGGTTTGCCCGGAGCCTGGCGCGGACGCTGCTCGACAC from Deinococcus apachensis DSM 19763 includes the following:
- a CDS encoding NUDIX hydrolase; its protein translation is MGRRDLLVAAGVLRDRFGRVLLVGNDWQGLGRVRHTLPGGVVEPGETLLEALYREIAEETGLKLTGIKHMAYTVHIEDERRGERAIAVAFEATWEGLLNPSDPDGFIVEARFCAPDEAVELLESPPMREPLSDYLRTGEPGRFYAFKGWDGRGGLRVPPLKTESSPR
- a CDS encoding anti-sigma factor domain-containing protein — encoded protein: MTTNPEQLTAYALGILSPEEEAQVRAALEASPELRAQLQAEQETLTALVESLPEVEPPPGAEDRLLARLAAEREASLPAVTPIAPPAPARRRTPWVPLAALGLAAALALVFVLRPNPDPLQQYARTPGATTQAVTANGTDLGQLVRLPDGRAYLHLNRPADAGRVYQMWRIQAGTPVSLGVFEGQGFLLTGLPPGATVAVSVEPPGGSPQPTTTPILVQNL
- a CDS encoding RNA polymerase sigma factor, whose amino-acid sequence is MAADPPPVQEPTDEALIRGMAAGQEEALRELHRRHARLLYSLGHRMLRQRDDVESCVQDAFMNAWRHAARFDPSRASVKTWLVSIAHHRFLQELRDRPDVALELEEWDAPVQATDPTDRVLASRAVQVLDRAQRELVELAYYRGYSHSELAAMTGLPIGTVKSRLRAALERMRGHLAGPDTLEGGERA
- a CDS encoding Sec-independent protein translocase subunit TatA/TatB, which encodes MPNIGVPELLVILIVALIVFGPRKLPELGKSLGQGLREFRKSTSTVTDDLRRGLDTPAQDVPVAAIPAVQAVPTAEQPPRA
- a CDS encoding RluA family pseudouridine synthase — its product is MGEGDSTLPAVSDAALNLTATPGRLDAVLAELVGASRSQVAGWIEGGHVQVGGVVVQKASLKLKGGEALTVQVPPPPDATVAPETVPLDVLYEDASLIAVNKPPGMVTHPAPGVTSGTLVNALLGRMSLPEQPGATGPDGHRPGIVHRLDKDTSGVIVVAKTVEAHARLAAAFKDRDTRKIYLAIAAGTWRAEGPVNVNAPIGRHPTARQRMTVGGVGAREAQTRFTPLSAHPDGHGRTLALVRAQPRTGRTHQIRVHLSHLGSPILGDPVYGRESQAIGRHALHAQFLTLPHPVTGEALHLHAPVPEDMLSAWVALGGTVPEDLEVLPA
- a CDS encoding DEAD/DEAH box RNA helicase, with amino-acid sequence MNFDQLIAPELAARLAERGIVEASSIQAESLPHTLAGKDLIGRARTGTGKTLAFALPIIQNLEPSRERGRLPRAIVLAPTRELAKQVAEEFSKSGQHLATVTVYGGASYGPQESALRRGVDVVVGTPGRIIDHLERGNLDLSAIEYTVLDEADEMLSVGFADAIETILQKTPETRQTMLFSATLNDDIRRIARKYLREPVTVDMVGEGRSQAAQSVEHLKVKVGRTRTRVLADLLTVYNPEKAIVFTRTKREADELANELIHRGIESEALHGDLAQSQRERALGAFRAGRVGVLVATDVAARGLDIPEVDLVVQYHLPQDHESYIHRSGRTGRAGRTGTAIVMYGDRENRELRNLEYRTGVQFKERTLPTPKEVQAASAGASADLVRKVDSGVASTFQAEAERLFSELGLEALARALAKISGVTEPVKAASLLSGEEGMTTLILHAERLSVARAVAVIARNSDVDTRRLGKVRQWRGGAVADVPSEYVEKLLAASPLEGEVGVEVAQELPELFEAPSREGRQGGNYGGGRGYRDRDEGGNRGNRGGGYQGNRSGQGRWSRDRDGGDRGERRREDYADREFVPSGR
- a CDS encoding nucleotidyltransferase domain-containing protein; this encodes MNSLTGSGLPEARDAFLSALAEKTRGDTRLRAAWLEGSMGRGTADRYSDIDLHVLLPEVALPAFRGEVAEWLGDLSPLVVVNQLFGGQMVNALTVDGLRVDLWPHPGEHVELSPSRVRILHAAPGAITLGGDLPTPPPEVTAGHLLGLIREFWRCITLLPAVLGREERLVAVQGLAVELGLVTDLLVTGSGAVRDRGVKHLNAFLPVDVRQDLEATLLPADLSAQALADAHLRLARVVQEQGRSLAGRWGFTYPTELEHAALSYAAQELERLGVAVNVVRLS
- a CDS encoding dipeptidase, whose amino-acid sequence is MTSTRAIPIFDGHNDTVQRLAEYREGGNDFLRRSTRGHLDLPRAREGGLFGGLFALMAHPDQPPQDDLTITGNGYEVRLAGPLDPDEARRQITGQMASLFRLEGRAAGQVRIARTADEVEAACREGVFAMVLHLEGAEAIDPRLDCLEVLARAGLRSLGPVWSRPNVFGHGVPFAYPRSPDTGPGLTPEGRALVRACNRLGVMLDVSHLNERGFWDVAALSDAPLVATHSNAHAVCPSTRNLTDQQLDAIRESDGLVGFNFAVNDVRPDAHLLADTPLDVVVRHLDYLVTRLGVDRVAFGSDFDGAVVPDVIGDASRLPHLIGALRTHGYDETTLRKLASENWRRVFRQTWK
- a CDS encoding winged helix-turn-helix domain-containing protein; translated protein: MGQPLSRSSAPVVTEPELARVLLDPGRRRSLTPFFGRALTVGEAAAELGVKPNSLLYQVKRLVHLGLLTVVGVEPRAGRAVKRYQAAAERFFVPFATTDAETLEALLLRTGEPHARRFARSLARTLLDTPEGTMGYLVGRHARGEVDAYFSPDGVRTLSLLEAEAPAAGRSWAVLSLSHEDAKALQREQWALWERYLGKRGSGRYLAHFDLTPWLED